The genomic stretch CTGGCCTCACCAGTCTGCACGTCATCGACAAACCCCGCTAAGACGAGCACCTCGACTATCTTTCACTTCATAGTACCCCACCCAACTGAAGCACACCGCGGATACCCGTGTGCAAACTCTCTTGTTGCCTATATAAGCGGTCCCTCGCCTCGATTCCTCCGTCACCTTTCCACACGATTCCGTACGCCATCATCGACCTCGCCCGCAAACTCGCCAACCAACGACACACTGACTATGCACACGATGGCCAAGAAGCTCTCTAGCTCTCGCGCAGCTATGTCTTCGGACAACACCACATCGGCTCCGGTTGCTGAGACAGCGCCGGAGCCAAGCACGGGCGGCGGCAGGAAGCGCAAGGCGGGCGCAAAGCCCGCCGTGCAAGACAAGAAGGTCAAGGTGGAAGAGACCTCGTCTCTCTCAACAACTGCGCGTCCAAAGCGTGCCGCAGCCAAGAAACCAGCTGTTGAGGAGGACGAGGTCGCAGACGAAGTCGTCGAAGACAAAGTCAAGGCCAAGGCAAAGACCACTAGGGCGAAGAAGGCCTCTTCCACCGCGACGAAACATGCGAAGATCCTGCCGCCGCTTGAGCAACGCACGCAGAACACCAAGCACCGCATTGGCGCTCATGTCAGCATCGCAGGTGGTAAGCATCATCTTAGCCCGATTAATCTATTGTATGGAACCCTGGCTAACATGGTGTCGACAATGGCAAATTAGGCGTACACAATGCCATCATCAACACCATATACATCGGGTAAGTCCTCTAACACTCCCTCTAGTGGCCAAAACTGACCTTACCAGTGCCAACGCCTTTGCCATGTTCATGAAAAATCAGCGCAAGTGGGAGTCAAAAGACATCGACCAAGAGCACGTCGATTTCTTTGTCAAGTGGTGCGAAGATCACAAGATCAATGCTGCAGAGTGTTGCCTGCCACATGGTTCATATCTCGTCAACCTAGCACACCCTGACCCAGCACACAAGAAGCAATCATATGACTCCTTCCTCAACGACTTGTCTCGCTGCCACAGGCTAGGCATCCGACTCTACAACTTTCACCCCGGAAACTCCAACGCTACAACTCGCGAGGAGGGGATCATCACCATCTCAGAAAACATCAAC from Pyrenophora tritici-repentis strain M4 chromosome 1, whole genome shotgun sequence encodes the following:
- a CDS encoding Nfo, Endonuclease IV, whose product is MAKKLSSSRAAMSSDNTTSAPVAETAPEPSTGGGRKRKAGAKPAVQDKKVKVEETSSLSTTARPKRAAAKKPAVEEDEVADEVVEDKVKAKAKTTRAKKASSTATKHAKILPPLEQRTQNTKHRIGAHVSIAGGVHNAIINTIYIGANAFAMFMKNQRKWESKDIDQEHVDFFVKWCEDHKINAAECCLPHGSYLVNLAHPDPAHKKQSYDSFLNDLSRCHRLGIRLYNFHPGNSNATTREEGIITISENINQAHADPASGKVVTVLETMASLGNTIGGNFTDIAAIIRLVNDKSRVGVCLDTCHVFAAGYDLRTPEAYAKTIDKFDKEIGLEYLKAFHVNDSKAPFSSHRDVHARIGTGYLGLQAFHNLMNDERFHGLPMVLETPCDTLDADGKKVEDKGSWAREIKMLESLVGMDIESDEFKALDTRLQQEGATERERIGDQVNRKAIKDAKPKRATKKASKKKVESEEDGDEE